One segment of Mycolicibacterium sp. YH-1 DNA contains the following:
- a CDS encoding NAD(P)/FAD-dependent oxidoreductase, with amino-acid sequence MTLPTSPTPSVDVSRGAETVTDVLVIGAGQAGAEVVSGLRRGGHDGAIRLVGDETLPPYERPPLSKAALATGLQIERLSLRAPQVYADLRVDIDHGRRAVHLDSCGHRVTFDDGSVVRYTNCVLATGARAVPPPWPSRHRIHAVRTFGDALRLRTAVHAGARSCLIVGGGYLGLEIASSLLTLGLDVTVVEAGTSLLPGKTSPFTAKWLLERHRGRGLRVHVNCLVTELTENPDAVVVGLRDGSRLTVDMVVFATGAVPNVELAAADGAECGRGVFVDQAGRTSLTDVYAAGDVASFRTPGGLEARIESVHNAVNQAKAVVTSLLGQPEVSTSVPTFWTEQAGIRLQQAGWLPPDLETHDVVAATGEELTVERYLAGALVAVETVGRPADFLRLAKSLTDLRFIV; translated from the coding sequence GTGACCTTGCCGACGTCGCCCACGCCATCGGTCGACGTGTCGCGCGGCGCCGAGACCGTCACCGACGTCCTGGTGATCGGCGCGGGCCAGGCGGGTGCCGAGGTGGTGTCCGGCCTGCGCCGCGGTGGCCACGACGGAGCCATCAGGCTGGTGGGCGACGAGACGTTACCGCCCTACGAGCGCCCGCCGCTGTCCAAGGCTGCGCTGGCGACGGGACTGCAAATCGAGCGGTTGTCGCTGCGGGCGCCGCAGGTGTACGCCGATCTACGGGTCGACATCGACCATGGCCGCCGGGCCGTGCACCTGGACTCGTGTGGCCACCGCGTCACCTTCGACGACGGCAGCGTGGTGCGCTACACCAACTGCGTGCTGGCAACCGGCGCCCGAGCGGTGCCACCGCCGTGGCCGAGCAGGCACAGGATCCATGCCGTGCGCACCTTCGGGGATGCGCTGCGACTGCGCACCGCCGTGCACGCGGGGGCAAGATCCTGCCTGATCGTCGGCGGCGGATACCTCGGACTCGAGATCGCCAGCTCACTGCTCACACTTGGCCTTGACGTGACGGTGGTCGAGGCGGGTACCAGCCTGCTGCCCGGCAAGACGTCACCGTTCACCGCCAAGTGGCTTTTGGAAAGGCACCGCGGACGGGGACTGCGGGTGCACGTCAACTGCCTGGTGACCGAACTGACCGAGAATCCGGACGCTGTGGTGGTCGGCCTGCGGGATGGGTCGCGGCTGACCGTCGACATGGTGGTTTTCGCGACCGGCGCGGTGCCCAATGTCGAGCTCGCCGCCGCCGACGGTGCAGAGTGCGGCCGCGGCGTGTTCGTCGACCAGGCCGGACGCACATCGCTGACGGACGTCTACGCCGCAGGCGACGTCGCGTCGTTTCGTACCCCCGGCGGGCTCGAGGCGCGCATCGAATCGGTGCACAATGCCGTTAACCAGGCCAAGGCGGTAGTGACCAGCCTGCTCGGCCAACCCGAGGTGTCCACGTCCGTTCCGACGTTCTGGACCGAGCAGGCCGGCATCCGGCTGCAACAGGCCGGTTGGCTGCCCCCCGATCTGGAGACGCACGACGTCGTCGCGGCCACCGGCGAGGAGTTGACCGTCGAGCGCTACCTGGCCGGGGCGCTGGTGGCCGTCGAGACGGTCGGCCGGCCGGCGGACTTCCTGCGGCTGGCCAAGTCGCTCACCGACCTGCGCTTCATCGTCTAG
- a CDS encoding NAD-dependent succinate-semialdehyde dehydrogenase — MQTDSLRLLEQDWWQAYVGGQWVDAADGATTPVTNPATGATIAHVPAMSEVDVTAAIAAARTAQQEWRARPARERCRLLRAWFDEVIAHTEELAAVLTREQGKPLREARAEIGQAASYLEWFAEEGRRAYGDTIPANTGDRRLLVLREPVGVVAIITPWNFPAAMITRKAAAALAAGCTVVVKPAEETPLTALALAELGAKVGIPPGVFNVVTGPGPRLGKVLTASADVRKISFTGSTEVGKLLARDSAQTLKRLSLELGGNAPLIVFDDADLELAVRGAIAGKFRNCGQTCVAANRIYVARAVADDFLRAFAAAAADLRVGHGDDESTDIGPLINDQALSAMELLVEQAEADGAKLVLGGHRKGGLFFEPTILTDVTDTATITRGEIFGPIAPVSIFDTVDEVVERANATPYGLAAYFYTRDLARAIAVSEALEFGMVGINESLVATEVAPFGGIKDSGYGREGSHLGLDEYLSVKYVCVGGLGTSS, encoded by the coding sequence GTGCAGACAGATTCACTGCGTCTTCTGGAGCAGGACTGGTGGCAGGCTTACGTCGGCGGCCAGTGGGTCGACGCCGCCGATGGCGCCACCACACCCGTGACGAACCCGGCCACCGGCGCGACGATCGCGCACGTGCCTGCGATGTCCGAGGTCGACGTGACGGCTGCGATCGCGGCTGCGCGCACCGCCCAGCAGGAATGGCGGGCCCGCCCGGCTCGCGAGCGGTGCCGCCTGCTGCGTGCGTGGTTCGACGAGGTCATCGCGCACACCGAGGAGCTGGCCGCCGTGTTGACCCGCGAGCAGGGCAAGCCGCTGCGGGAGGCACGCGCCGAGATAGGGCAGGCCGCATCGTATCTGGAGTGGTTCGCCGAGGAGGGGCGCCGCGCATACGGTGACACCATTCCCGCCAACACCGGTGACCGCCGGCTGCTGGTGCTACGTGAACCCGTCGGCGTCGTCGCGATCATCACGCCGTGGAATTTCCCGGCAGCGATGATCACCCGCAAGGCGGCGGCCGCGCTGGCCGCCGGTTGCACTGTGGTGGTCAAGCCCGCCGAGGAGACACCGCTCACCGCGCTCGCGCTCGCCGAACTCGGCGCCAAGGTCGGCATTCCGCCCGGTGTGTTCAATGTCGTCACCGGACCGGGCCCGCGCCTGGGCAAGGTGCTCACCGCAAGCGCGGATGTCAGAAAGATCTCGTTCACCGGATCCACCGAGGTCGGCAAACTGCTCGCCCGAGACTCGGCGCAAACACTCAAGCGCCTGTCGCTGGAACTCGGCGGCAATGCGCCTCTGATCGTCTTCGACGACGCCGATTTGGAACTCGCGGTGCGCGGCGCAATCGCGGGCAAATTCCGCAACTGTGGTCAGACGTGCGTGGCCGCCAACCGGATCTACGTCGCCCGCGCCGTGGCCGACGACTTCCTGCGCGCGTTCGCCGCGGCGGCCGCCGACTTGCGGGTGGGGCACGGCGACGACGAGTCGACCGATATCGGTCCACTGATCAACGACCAGGCGCTCAGCGCCATGGAACTGCTGGTCGAACAGGCCGAGGCCGACGGCGCGAAGCTGGTCCTCGGAGGGCACCGAAAGGGTGGACTGTTCTTCGAGCCCACGATCCTGACCGATGTCACGGACACCGCCACGATCACGCGCGGGGAGATCTTCGGCCCGATCGCTCCGGTGTCGATATTCGACACCGTCGATGAAGTCGTTGAGCGGGCCAACGCCACCCCGTATGGACTGGCGGCGTACTTCTACACCCGCGACCTCGCCCGGGCCATTGCCGTCAGCGAAGCACTTGAGTTCGGGATGGTCGGGATCAACGAGAGCCTGGTTGCCACCGAGGTGGCCCCGTTCGGCGGGATCAAGGACTCCGGGTACGGCCGCGAGGGATCCCATCTGGGCCTCGATGAGTATTTGTCGGTCAAGTACGTGTGTGTGGGCGGACTGGGGACGAGCTCGTGA